The Leptolyngbyaceae cyanobacterium genome includes the window GGTACGAAGTTCGATCCTGAAAATCCACAAGAATACTTGAAGGGTCTCGCAATCAAAAAAGTTTAATTAGTCATTAGTTATGGGTTATCGGTCATTTGTTAGTTGATTAGGTTCTTTGACAAATGACCTTTCTTAATCAACAGTCAAGATATGGAGGAAGGGGAAATGACAGCGAAAATGGATATTAGAGGTAACAGGAGAAAGTTGCCAAACCCGATTAGTGTTTTTGTAGGTAAAAATTCCAACAAAGTAATTCGCCCACTGATTGCATTAGTCATATTTTTAGTAGTTTGGCAATTACTTTGTTTGCCTGGTTCAAAAGGATTGCCCGGGCCTATTCAAGTAGTTACAGATACATTTAATCCTTACATTATTAATCCCTTTTTCGATAACGGCGGTATCGATAAAGGTTTGGCTTTGCAAATATTCGCCAGCTTACAACGGGTTGCCCTTGGTTTTTCGATGTCTGCCATTGTTGGCATTGCAGTTGGTATTTTGATCGGTGCTAATAAATTTGCTTATGAAGCTTTAGATCCGATGTTCCAAGTTCTCCGAACTATTCCTCCTTTGGCATGGTTACCGATTGCCTTGGCAGC containing:
- the ntrB gene encoding nitrate ABC transporter permease, with the protein product MTAKMDIRGNRRKLPNPISVFVGKNSNKVIRPLIALVIFLVVWQLLCLPGSKGLPGPIQVVTDTFNPYIINPFFDNGGIDKGLALQIFASLQRVALGFSMSAIVGIAVGILIGANKFAYEALDPMFQVLRTIPPLAWLPIALAAINQNEPSAIFVIFITSIWPIIINTMVGVQNLPQDYRNVARVLQLSGHEYFFNILFPATVPYIFTGLRIGIGLSWLAIVAAEMLVGGVGIGFFIWDAYNNTQISQLILALIYVGVVGLLLDKFVAYIASIVVPAEQK